The proteins below are encoded in one region of Lolium rigidum isolate FL_2022 unplaced genomic scaffold, APGP_CSIRO_Lrig_0.1 contig_9424_1, whole genome shotgun sequence:
- the LOC124682358 gene encoding chaperone protein ClpB1-like: MRPSTSSYYPVVGRDDEIDRVIHILCRRSKNCVALVGAAGVGKTAIAEGLAQRIVAGNVPPQLASARLVELDLAAIVAGTQWRGMFEERIKAVINRAEASKGKIILFIDEMHMLIGAGDWRGRSDAANILKPALARGRIRCIGATTYDEYREHIEADPALERRFQKVHVVQPSMPATLGILQGLKERSERHYGVKIQDSAIEAAVHLADRYITGRQFPDKAIDLIDEACTWVEGKAGAIVNPDIVAQVVSRWTGIPIAKLDEREKVKLMHLADRLHKRVIGQNEAVELVAEAVLRSRAGIAQPRQPIGSFLFLGSTGVGKTELAKALAEQLFDSENMLVRFDMTEYTCSSSVTRLIGAPPSYRGHKDGGQLTEKIRRRPYSVILFDEVEKADYSVINLFLQLLDDGVLTDGQGRSVDFKNTVVIMTSNLGAEHLTGGKTTEVAHELLMKQVRRHFRPELLNRLSEIVIFEPLSHHQLKEIVNIQMKCVTDRLASKGISLVLREAALDVILSESYNPVYGARPLKRWVEKHIVTTISKMMVSEEAGEGSMISIDAADDGKGLKYQVS, encoded by the exons CTTCTAGTTACTACCCTGTGGTCGGCCGCGACGACGAGATCGACCGCGTCATCCACATCCTGTGCCGCCGCTCCAAGAACTGTGTGGCGCTCGTCGGCGCAGCGGGGGTCGGCAAGACGGCCATCGCCGAGGGCCTCGCGCAACGCATCGTTGCCGGCAACGTGCCCCCGCAGCTTGCCAGTGCACGCCTCGTGGAGCTCGATCTGGCCGCCATCGTCGCTGGGACCCAGTGGCGCGGTATGTTCGAGGAGCGCATCAAGGCCGTGATCAATCGCGCCGAGGCGTCCAAGGGCAAGATCATCCTTTTCATTGATGAGATGCACATGCTCATCGGAGCCGGCGATTGGAGAGGCCGCAGCGACGCCGCAAACATACTAAAGCCGGCGCTAGCCCGCGGCCGTATCCGCTGCATCGGCGCCACCACCTACGATGAGTACCGTGAGCACATCGAGGCGGACCCTGCGCTCGAGCGGCGGTTCCAGAAGGTGCACGTCGTGCAGCCGAGCATGCCAGCGACCCTCGGCATTCTGCAGGGGCTTAAGGAGCGGTCTGAACGACACTATGGCGTGAAAATTCAGGATTCCGCTATCGAGGCTGCAGTACACCTCGCCGACCGCTATATCACAG GCCGTCAATTTCCTGATAAGGCGATTGATCTAATTGACGAAGCTTGCACATGGGTAGAAGGAAAAGCGGGTGCAATTGTTAACCCTGATATTGTAGCACag GTGGTAAGCCGATGGACTGGAATCCCTATAGCTAAGCTTGACGAAAGGGAGAAGGTCAAGTTAATGCACTTGGCCGACAGATTGCACAAGAGAGTAATTGGCCAGAATGAGGCCGTCGAGTTGGTTGCCGAAGCGGTGTTGCGTTCTAGGGCCGGCATTGCTCAGCCTCGCCAACCGATAGGCTCATTCCTCTTTCTAGGCTCGACCGGCGTTGGCAAAACGGAACTTGCAAAAGCTCTCGCCGAGCAGTTATTCGATAGCGAGAACATGTTGGTTCGCTTTGACATGACTGAATATACTTGCTCTTCTTCCGTGACGCGTCTCATTGGAGCACCCCCGAG CTACCGTGGTCATAAAGACGGTGGACAACTGACAGAGAAAATCAGGAGACGCCCATACAGCGTTATCCTTTTCGATGAGGTGGAGAAGGCGGATTACTCGGTGATAAATCTTTTTCTTCAACTTCTTGACGATGGTGTGTTGACTGATGGACAAGGCCGGAGTGTAGATTTCAAAAATACGGTCGTCATTATGACCTCAAATCTAGGAGCAGAGCACCTAACCGGAGGAAAAACAACTGAAGTTGCACATGAACTTCTCATGAAACAG GTTCGGAGACACTTCAGGCCTGAACTTCTTAACAGATTGAGCGAGATTGTGATATTCGAGCCGCTTTCACACCACCAGCTGAAGGAGATCGTGAACATCCAGATGAAGTGTGTCACTGACAGATTAGCCAGCAAGGGCATCTCTCTAGTGTTAAGGGAAGCCGCGCTGGATGTCATTCTGTCGGAATCGTACAACCCT GTGTACGGCGCAAGGCCCCTAAAGAGGTGGGTGGAAAAGCATATAGTTACAACCATCTCCAAGATGATGGTCAGCGAAGAAGCCGGTGAAGGCTCGAtgatctccatcgacgctgctgacGACGGGAAGGGTTTGAAATACCAAGTTTCGTAG